The Opitutales bacterium genome segment AAGACTGTGGCGGAACTTTCGGAAAACCGGGTTCACCTCTCAATCGGTAGTGCCTTAGACATATTTGGCGGATCGCAGATTCGCTATGCAGACTGTGTCGCCTGGAACCAAAGCACGTCCAAATAATTTTCGTATAAACTCCCTGTTGACAAGCCGGGGTAGCCTGCACACCGTCAGGAAATGACTTGGGATAACCGGAGCGTTTCTCCGGACCGTCAAACACGGATCCCGGCCAATTAAACGGCCACATTGCTTTTCTCGGAATCATCCGAACCTATGTCTGATTCATCCGCTCCAACTGGTGGCGAGACGATACGCGTTATCGGTATCCTCGAACCCGCCAATAACAAAACTGGGCAATTGCTTGACCCAACAAAAAACGGGAAAAAACGCCCGACTGACACATTCGTCCCACGCGAGTTGATCCGACGATTCAAGTTGAGCAAAGGTTCCCTTGTCGAAGGACAAGCAGTTCAAGACTCTCGGTTTCCAAATCCGAAGCTCAAATTTGTGGAACGCGTGGATGGCATGCCCGTCGAAGAGCGTAAACACTGTATCCCTTTTACTCAGCTGATTACCGTTGCACCCGACAAGCAGCTCAAGATGGAGACCGATGAGGGGCTGATGACGCATCGCGTAATTGATTTATTTTGCCCCATAGGAAAGGGCCAGCGCGGATTGATTGTCGCCCCACCCCGGACCGGTAAAACGACACTGCTCCAGGACATCTCCAAAGGAGTGAAGGCCAACAACCCCGAGTGTGAATTAATGGTGCTCCTGGTCGACGAACGACCCGAGGAAGTCACCGACTTCCGCAGATCCATTGATGCCACTGTTTTTGCCTCTTCAAACGATGAAGAAATTGACAGTCATGTTCGCATTGCAGACCTGGCTATTGAACACGCCAAAAAACAAGTTGAAGCCGGCAAAGACGTCGTCCTACTCCTAGATTCGCTTACCCGCCTGGCACGCGCCCACAACTCAGCAAAGGGTGGAGGCGGACGCACGATGACGGGCGGTTTGGACATCCGTGCTTTGGAAAAGCCTCGGCAGCTGTTTTCAGCTGCGAGAAACACCGAAGAGGCAGGGAGCCTCACAATTATTGCTTCCGCATTAATTGAGACCGGTAGCCGCATGGATGACCTTATTTTTCAGGAATTTAAGGGCACCGGAAATATGGAGATGGTACTCAACCGAAAAATAGCTGAACTCCGTATCTGGCCTGCGATCGATATGACCAAATCAGGCACCAGGAAGGAAGAGCTCCTCCTCGATAAAGATACCGTCACCAAGGCAAACCTCTTCCGCCGCGCTATGGCGGCCCTCAAATCTGAGGACGCCGCTGAGACCATGATCGAGCGGATGAGTAAAACCAAGACCAACGCAGAGCTGCTCGCTCTACTTGGCAGTTGACATTACCTTTCCTCCCAGACATTTCTTACCGTTTTTTCATTCGCCCATCCTTCTCTAAATGCAGAGCTTCGCAGACCAATGCTTATACATGGCCCAGACCATTCTCGGCCACAATATCGATAGCATCGCATCCGATGGATCGATCTCGCCCGTCGAAGGCGAAAACAGCCGCAACGATGAGCCCGGACACGCGGCGCTGGCGCTGGGAGAATATTTCCGGGCTACCGGTCAATCTGCGCTCAACGATGTTGATATTGTAGACCTAAGTGCTCGTTGCATCACTGCTCAAGTCTTCAATGAGGAGCATCTAGAGAATGGATTAGCCTACTCCGCTTTAGGACTCTTATCTTTCGGACCTTCAAAAGATCGCAATCAGGTCTGGGAGCGCCTTCTTGAGCCCACACGCGAAGAGCTCGACCGGAAACTTTTAGAGCGCTCTGATTACGTCGATCACTATCAAGCCTTCAACATTGCTAAAGCCGTCACCCGTTACTCGCTCGGCCTATCGAAAAAGGACGAGACCGGTAAACTGATTGATCGTTTCCTGGAGCGTCTCACGTCACAGGGAACCGGAGGTTACCTGGACGACAAACCATCCAGCATGGGTGGGTTTGGTGGCGTCTTCGACATCTATGGCGTCATGAGTTTTGTCTTCATCCGCCAGGCGCTTCAACTCCACGCCAACATGCACTTGCGCGAACGCAAGCTGCCTAGCCTGCGGACCTCAGCGGAGAAATACATCAAACTCTTACCTGACATGGTCCGCCAGGATGGGCTCGGATGGGCCTACGGTACATCGATCGGCGCCTATGGGCAGATGCACCTCATCAGCTTGTTGCTACAAGCCCTTCGCGACAACTGGTTCTCACAAGACCAAATACCTCTTTATTCAGGCATCCTGCGCCGCTTGTTCTTCTACTTTTTCGCGACTTACATTGACCAAGAACACGGATTTCTAGTAATCCGCGACAATCAGCGTAATACCATCGATCGCCACACCACACGGATGGCTAACTTCGATGCAGCGCGTTACCTCTGCCAATGGTCACGCCTCGCCAAGTCGCTTGGAGACTTACCCGAATTTCCAGAGCCAGCTCCAAAGCGCGCAAGCCGCCTCATCTCCTTTGATCGATCCCAAAAAAAGGAGCACTGCCTTTTCATCTACAAAGAGCCCAACAGTGGTTTGGCTCTCCAACTACCTTTAGTGGGCAAGGGTAACGACGCCGCGACACCCTCTTTAGCTTTCCCACACTGCCCCGGAATCTTTGATCATCCAGCCCAGACTTACCTACCCATCATGGTGCCTGAGCTGACTTTTGGAGAGCATGTCACCGTGCCGTCGTTCTACGGTAAGCGTTGCACAACTGGCCTAGGTCTACGCCAAAGCGTATTCTTCCGCTACGAGCAACCTGAGTTAATCACCGTTGGTGAAAAAATGGTGAACGGCCTCGGCAGTTGTAAGGTCAATTGGACCTTCGCTGGCACTAAGATTACGTGCGAGTTCCTCTATCAAGTAAGGCAGCAATTCCAACTGGATCGCTTCCGCTATATGCTCGCCATCGCAGGGCCACACCAACATTACCAGCTCCCCACGACATTCACACTCGGAGCAGAAGGCCTTCGGGCCCAAGTCGTCAAAGACGACTTCCAAGCTGTGTGGGGCGAGACTGAAGATGTGACCGAAGATCCTGCTTACCGCACAGTCCAGGGAAACGTCTACTACCTTCAAACACTCCAGCGTGACCACCCACTCATCATGCGGCCCGGTCAACAATACCGCCTTTCTCTGGAATTCGAACCCGACATCGCCTTCGCGGGCGAATAGGTGATTTTTTTCAACGCGAGGCGCTCTTATGAGCGTCTCTTTTTTTGCTATGCTCTCTACAAGAATAATTCCCTGCCTTGATGTGACAGCCGGTCGCGTAGTGAAAGGCATCAAATTTCAAGAACTGCGCGACGCTGGAGATCCAGTAGACTCAGCCAAGGCGTATCAGGACCAGGGGGCAGACGAACTCGTCTTTCTCGACATCACCGCATCAAGCGACAATCGAGCTACTATGCATGACGTCGTCGAACGCACCGCCGCAGAGTGCTTTATGCCTCTCACCGTCGGCGGCGGAATTAGGACAGTCGAAGACATCCGACTCATGCTCAACAGCGGTGCGGACAAAATCAGCCTCAATACCGCTGCGATCAAAAACCCAGAGCTGATTCGAGAAGCTTCTCAGAAGTTTGGAAATCAATGCATCGTGGTAGCTATTGATGCGAAACGTGACCCCAATTCAGCAAATGGATGGCGCGTATTTACCCACGGAGGGCGCAACCCAACCGAGCTCGACGCCATCGACTGGGCAAAGCAAGCCGTAGCCCTCGGTGCCGGA includes the following:
- the rho gene encoding transcription termination factor Rho, which produces MSDSSAPTGGETIRVIGILEPANNKTGQLLDPTKNGKKRPTDTFVPRELIRRFKLSKGSLVEGQAVQDSRFPNPKLKFVERVDGMPVEERKHCIPFTQLITVAPDKQLKMETDEGLMTHRVIDLFCPIGKGQRGLIVAPPRTGKTTLLQDISKGVKANNPECELMVLLVDERPEEVTDFRRSIDATVFASSNDEEIDSHVRIADLAIEHAKKQVEAGKDVVLLLDSLTRLARAHNSAKGGGGRTMTGGLDIRALEKPRQLFSAARNTEEAGSLTIIASALIETGSRMDDLIFQEFKGTGNMEMVLNRKIAELRIWPAIDMTKSGTRKEELLLDKDTVTKANLFRRAMAALKSEDAAETMIERMSKTKTNAELLALLGS
- the hisF gene encoding imidazole glycerol phosphate synthase subunit HisF, which encodes MLSTRIIPCLDVTAGRVVKGIKFQELRDAGDPVDSAKAYQDQGADELVFLDITASSDNRATMHDVVERTAAECFMPLTVGGGIRTVEDIRLMLNSGADKISLNTAAIKNPELIREASQKFGNQCIVVAIDAKRDPNSANGWRVFTHGGRNPTELDAIDWAKQAVALGAGEILLTSMDQDGMKTGYDIPLNRVISDAVEVPVIASGGAGELSHMAEVIEEGKASAVLAASIFHFGQFTIPETKDYLASRGIPVRKVKTAKD